One window from the genome of Diceros bicornis minor isolate mBicDic1 chromosome 1, mDicBic1.mat.cur, whole genome shotgun sequence encodes:
- the LOC131418964 gene encoding putative olfactory receptor 2W6 — MERDNDSYQQAFILVGFSDRPRLEMILFAFILVFYVLTLVGNTAIILLSIVDTRLHTPMYFFLGNLSFLDLCFTTSIVPQLLWNLWGPEKTITYHGCVAQLYIYMVLGSTECVLLAVMSYDRYVAICRPLHYTVVMHPRLCLQLVAVAWCCGFLNSFVMCPQTMQLSRCGCRRVDHFLCEMPALIAMSCEDTMLVEVSAFVLGVALLLVPLSLILMSYGMIAATVLRIKSTVGRKKAINTCSSHLMVVSLFYGTIIYMYLQPANSYSQDQGKFLTLFYTIVTPSVNPLIYTLRNKDVKGAMKNFLGGRRGLGKPE, encoded by the coding sequence ATGGAAAGAGACAATGACAGCTACCAACAGGCCTTCATCCTGGTGGGCTTTTCTGATCGGCCTCGACTGGAGATGATTCTCTTTGCTTTTATCCTAGTCTTTTACGTCCTGACCCTAGTGGGTAACACTGCCATCATCCTCTTGTCGATTGTGGACACCAGGCTCCACACACCCATGTACTTCTTTCTTGGGAACCTGTCTTTCTTGGACCTCTGCTTTACAACGAGCATTGTCCCCCAGCTGCTGTGGAACCTTTGGGGTCCAGAGAAGACCATCACCTACCATGGCTGTGTGGCCCAACTCTATATCTACATGGTGTTGGGCTCCACTGAGTGTGTTCTCCTGGCTGTCATgtcctatgaccgctatgtggccatctgccgACCCCTACACTACACCGTGGTCATGCACCCACGTCTCTGCCTTCAGCTGGTGGCCGTGGCTTGGTGCTGTGGCTTTCTAAACTCTTTTGTCATGTGTCCCCAGACGATGCAACTCTCCCGATGTGGGTGTCGCAGGGTGGACCACTTTCTGTGTGAGATGCCTGCTCTTATTGCCATGTCCTGTGAAGACACCATGCTGGTGGAAGTGTCTGCCTTTGTTCTGGGGGTCGCCCTTCTCCTGGTGCCCCTTTCCCTTATCCTCATGTCCTATGGCATGATCGCTGCCACTGTGCTGAGGATCAAGTCAACAGTGGGGCGCAAGAAGGCTATCAACACCTGCTCTTCTCACCTGATGGTGGTCTCCCTCTTCTACGGAACCATCATCTACATGTACCTGCAGCCAGCCAACAGCTACTCCCAGGATCAGGGCAAGTTCCTCACCCTCTTCTATACCATCGTCACCCCTAGTGTCAACCCCCTCATCTATACCCTGAGGAACAAGGATGTGAAGGGGGCAATGAAGAATTTCTtaggagggagaagggggctgGGGAAGCCTGAGTGA